GCGTGGGGCATCTGGAGAGGCAGTTCCGGGGAAAGAGCAGCCCCAGCCCACATGCCAGGCCTGCCCCTTACCTGGTAAGAACTGAGTGCCTGCTGGCTGGGTGCTCTTCCTGGGGCTAATGGCGGTCTCTTCTGTGGCTGGGAGAAAGCCATGGCATATCACTCAATGCCAGGAGGGTCTGTGAAAGCATGTCCCCGAAGGAAGGTACAGGTGCCCACACATACAGTACCTGCCAGCCGCCTCTCCAGGTTGCATACATGCTCTGCCAGGCTGAGAGTCAAAGCCTGCAGCCTGGGGGCTGCCTCTGGGCTGGGCACCTTGGAGAGGTCAAAGGCCAGGGCAGAGGTATCCCCTGAAAGGGTCATCAATGCTCTGTCCTCTTGCAGTCTTACAGTCACTGCCTGCTGTTGGCAGGCTGCCCTAAGGAGGGAGATGTGTGTTATGGCCACCATGTGCTATCACTACCCCAAGCTCCTCATTCACGTGGCCTCCCTAACTGGAACTTACCTGAACCGGGAATGGATATCCTCAGTCCCACTTAGGCCAAATCGGGCTTTCTGTTGGAAACACGTAATTGTCACTAAGTGCCCAGGACCCTGGACCCACTGGACATTCCAAACTGCCCAACCTTGGAAATGCTATTAGAACCACTGCCAcggggaggggtgggaggtggcAAGCTTCCAGATGTCTTCTATCCCCAGTGCAGTTACGCACGAGCGTCGCCAGGCTGTCAGGCGAGAAGCAGGTGCTCCAGAGCTCCGCGGCGTCCGTCACACTGGGTGGGAGGGGCTGTCAGACACTGCGCCCGCTGCGCTCCCGCACCCCACATCCCTACACTCCACTCACTAGAGGTTGAAATCGTCGCGGTCCCAGTCTCCACCATTCTCCGGCTCGCAGTAGCACACCAAGCGGGGAGAGCCGGAGCCCGGCGGCAGAATGCAAAGCGGCAGCGACAAGGGCGGAGGAGCCATGACAGCAGGGCGGTCTCGCCGCAAGAGCCAAGCCAGAGACAGGCTCAGGGCGCCTGCGCAGAAGTATGAACTCGGTGACTCGCAAGCTAAGACGTCCGTTCAGAGGCGGAACTTCTGGTGTCTAGAGGGACGGAAGGACAAGACTGCAGGGACCGGCGGTACTCAAGGTTGACGTTGTTTCCGGAATCCAGACTGGGGTACCTAGAGGGCGCGGCTCAGCGCGTGGGGCGTGGCTGGAGGCACTCGGAAGGCGGGGCTTAGCGCCTTAGCGCCGTCAGATGTAGGCTCCTCAGTGCTATTCTGGGCTTTGCCATGTGGCCCTTGCACCCTAGCAGAGATCTACTATGGCCTCACTCCCTGTGCTCCTCCGCTTTTCTAGGTCCCTCTTAGCAACCGCACACATCTGCTGCTCTTCAATGCCGGTCCTCTTTTCCTATCTATCTCCCATGGGCTTGTCCTGGAGGGCCTCCAAACTGTTGGTCACTTGTCCCTTCATGTCACTTTAGATATAAACACATCTCTTTCCAAAGCTGAGTTGTAACAAAATACAAGAGTAAGTACAGTACATTTGACAAACGTTTGGAGACCTCCCCACATAATTTTCTCCCTGGCAATACCCTCCCATTGCTCGAGTCACCACCATCCTCTGTGTGCTACCTGTCGGCCCTGAGGACACCTTCACCATCACAAGGTCTCTGGAACCTGAGATCTAATGGGAGGGATGAATAATCCAATAGGACAGCACTCAGCTTGCAGCAAAGTGTTGATCAGAATCCACACAGGGCCTGCAGAATAGGGGCTGGTGCCACCTGCAGAGAGTGGAGCCCAGAGAAGGGTATGCTCAGGAGGAGGCCTGCTAGGAACAGAAGTCTTCCCAAGGCTGTGCAAGACTATCAGGAACCTATAAGACCCACGGTGAGAGTGGTTAGTAACTTCGAATTGTGCTAACATTGAAGGGTGCCATCAGCCAAACACACTCAGTTCCCACTTTCCTCTAGTTTTGCTCCCGACCAGAGCCTATGTGTGGGTTGTCTGTCCCCAGCCAGGGTACTACCCATAGCTCCTTTGAAAGCGTCCTATTGAGGCTCCATGTAGAACATTTCGCCTCTGCCCAagtctccattcctccctcccatgTCTTACTTTCCCTGCCTGTCATTGTGTACCATACATCCTGGTCTTACAGCTCTGGCACAGCGTTGATGTCTGCCTGCATTTCTGTCGTTGTCTGACCCTCCCAGGAGCTGCATCTAAGGTCTTGCTACTGGAATATGGAAGGAGTGATGGCTGACCTTTCTCCCACAACACAAGGCAACCCAGAGAAAACTTTGATATCAAAATACGGAGGCCTGCCAGTGCCGGTGCCAGTGCCAGAGCTAGAGCCAGAGCTGAGAAGCAGAGCCCTGTCCAGACCACGGGCCTGGGAGATGGATGTGGCATCATCTTCCACTAGAGGGCCTGCCCCAGCCCCTAAGGCTGCTTCTTGTGCTAAGCCTCTAAATTCTGCAGGGATTTGTTTCTTGGCCTCCTATGAGGCtgctggttttgtttgcttgctctgttttgtttgttttgccaatGTGAGTGAAAAATTTTAAACTGACTACAAAGCAGAAATAATACCATATAATGAGCCTCAGATGAAAGAATTATCAACATTTTGACAAATTTACAATCAGTATTTTTTATGAAATTCCATAACTTTTACAGAATGTTTTACATTACAGATAGCATTGAACTTTGCCCTCAAACAGTTCAGGAcaattttgtcttttcttgtaAATCCCGATGGAAAGGCTGAAGCCCAAGGATCCCAGGTACCTACCTAGCAGGATTAGATGACAGGGTCCTAGCACACATGCAAAAGTTAAACGAGTTATGCGGTATCCAGTATAAACAGAAATAGTACACTTACCTTTCCCCGTgtgttgtacatatgtgtgtgtgtgtgtacacatgtatgtgcaagtaGAGACCGGAGGCCAATGTGAGTGCCACCCCCCAGtcattctcatttttatttatttatttattttttggttctttttttcggagctggggaccgaacccagggccttgcgcttcctaggtaagcgctctaccactgagctaaatccccagccccctcatttttatttaatattttattcattttattgtgtatgggtatatgtatGCCATGGTGCAAAGGCCAGAGGTCAAAGGGCAGCTGGTTTTCTTCTTCAATCctgggtcccaggaatcaaaaTCAGGTCATAAGACTTAGCAGCAAATACCTTTATCCTGAGAGACAGCTCAACAgccttcttctccccccccccccccggagctgggaaccgaacccagggccttgcgcttgctaggcaagcactctaccactgagccaaatccccaatcctcAACAGCCTTCTTCTATTTAAGGTACGTGAATGCTGAATCTGTCTACAGTGGCTCCCATGGCACACATGAAGCAGGGTGGAATATGGCTTGCCCCATATAACTATGGTCCCAGAGCAGGAGCTTCTGGGCAGCTAAACCAGCAGTATTGTACTCTCAGGCCAGATGCTGGGGACTACAGGGTCCAAGAAGGGCCCTTAGGCaccttgggtcttccttctgaaGAACTAGGGTCTGGTCCTTTCCGAGCACCAGGGTGCAAACCTACACCCTACCCTACCCTAAGGGACCCAGCCTATGTGGTTTTGAGCCTTAGACAGGCCTTGCCACCCACCATCCACGCTCTGACTCCCTATGAAACACTGCTGCTGTCAGCTTCACCAAAATTTTTATTGTGCTTGGGGAGCTGCAGAGAGAACAGGGAGGTGTTTGGAGGAAGATTCAGCACAGAAGCATCATGACCAGATTGACTCTGCAGGTGGCTGGGTCCATCAAACAAGGAGCAGGTGTAGTGGGTCCCCAAGCATTACCAAAAGTGGGGGGAAGGGTCTTGAGGGGTAGGTGAGCTACTTGAAGCTATTGTGGCCTCCCTGCCTTCTCCATAACTGGAGACCACACCCAGGTTGGTGTTGGGGTGGGCACTAGGAAGGACCTCTGGGGACACTCATCTGTGCCAGCACAACACACTGATGTGTTGAGAAAGCGGGTCTCATGGACGCCTTCGCCCTTCCCTAATTCCTCCACCCTCAGCTGATGATAGTCTCTTGTGTATACTGACCTGACATTCTGCTCCCTCGCCTGGCCTAGACACTGAGCCCCCTGCTGCAGACTTTTAAGCATAGAAGTCCCAAGAAGACACTCTGAGAAACAAAGTTTCTTTCTCCATGAGAGAGCACATGGCCAGACCTAGGCTGGGAACACTGCTCCAGGAGAGGGGGCCTTGGCTGGCACTGGGGGTTACCAGTACCAGCTCCCCTGCCAACGTACTAGAGTGTTGCTTCTGTGTCTTGAAGTACACCACAGCAAAATCTCTGGTTTGTCCCTGAAGGGCACAGGAATGTCACTCTAGGTCATGACTCAGAGTGAGAGGTAGTTTGCTGACCAAGATTCAAAGATGCCTGCCTACCTCAGAAGCTCCCCAACATGGAAGCCGCCCCTGGGACACTCCCCAAGATGGCTACCCATTTGCCATCCTGCAGCCTATACAATGAGGTACCCTACCCCACTTCTTTCCCTGCTGCCAAGTGACAGTCTTTCGCCCATCCAAGCTCCTCACCTGGGTTGTGGAACTGCCTGGCCATGGCGGTCTTGGTGAAGGTTGCTTCCCTCTCCTGGGAACTGCCATCTGGCCTAGGCAGAAAGAACTCCACACCTGAGCCACCAGTGACCCTTGGTGGTGCGCAACCCCAAGATCTGCCTGGCTTTTTCAGGCAACCCCCGGGAGCTGAGGACATTGCCCATGCAGAGCTGTCACAGGGTCTCCTGTTGGCCCTCACAAGGGGACCAAGTGCTTCAGCTTACAGAGTGTTGTGATGGGGCATACTCCAAGGCATACATTGGCGGAGTGTAGGTCCCCAGCCTcctctgcagacacacacatacagacagacatacacaccctGTTTCCTCATGCAGGTCACAGGCAGACTTTCAGTGTAGGCCAAGGTCCTTTGGGGAGCTTCTGTGGCTCTTCCTTGGGTCCCCACTGCCCAGGCTGTCAGGAGTCTATGGGCTGCACTTTGGTATGTCAGAGACAGATCTAGTCCCCACTCCCCGACCATCACTGAGCTTCACGCTTGCCCTCATCTAAGGGCAAATTGAAGTGCAGTCATAGGATCGCTCATGTGGGATTACCTAAACCTAACAGCCAGGTCACCACTGGGCAAGGCTCTCACTAGAACCATGCATACCTTTTATAGTCCTGGAAGCCCTGCTTCCTTATATAGCCGCACGTatgtgctgggtcctctggacTGCAGGGTAGGGCGGGAAAGATGGGTAGAATCCTCTGTGTCCTAGAAGAGCCCACTTCATCTTGCCAGGATGCTCTTGCTTTCCTGCCAAGGCTCAGTGTCCAGTACCATGGCCTCTGTACCTACAACTGTAGGTTGGGAGAACGAGGCAACCTATTCTAACTGCTGGTCCGGGACACTGTGCTCACAATGTGATCTGCTATAGCAAATGGATGGAGGCCTTTCTTGAAGTCTAAGACACTGATAGGCTGGACCCAAAGAAAGTGTGCACAAAAGCTTGGGGTGAAGAAAGGAGATGGGTTTGGGCTTCCCTGGTTGACATCGAGGTTGTCCTGACTGGGTACTAGAGCCAGGGACACTCCAAGCAGGGCAAAGAATGAACAAATCAGTAGAGCCACAGAATTTGGAGGGTCCTACAGGCCAAAGAACTCTCATGGCTTCCTCTCAGTGGCCTTCGTATCCCCAGATGCCCTGAGATAGCTGGCTTGCCCTGGGACACACCCAGTGTGATAGACCACTGATTGACTTGCACTCCCACATCACACCCTGTCAGCTCATGGTTCCAGTGGGAGGGGTGAGGAACTCAGCAGTCAGGGGCAGGTAGCCCAAGTGACCTCCAGGCCTGAGGGCTGCCTAACACTTCTCGGGTGTCAGAACAGGCATAGTGTATCCCCTTTCTTCAGGAAGACTTCCCAGAGGCAACCCTCTCCGCTGACCCGAATCTTGGTGTAGTCTGCTTGGGCCTGAGACCTGCTCACTATGAACCAGGAGGGAAAGAGATGAGGACTTGGGAATAGCTGCTCAGGTGGAAATTTGGAAGAAAAGGGGGACTAATTGGGTGGCCATCTGTGGTTTTGGTGCCTTTGATGCTAGGGCTCTGGTCAGAGGGCTGGGGTAGGAGCAGAGGTACAGGCAGCCTCTCCAGCCCACTCTATCTGTTAAACGACTCCTTTTTGCCCTTCCAACTTTATTGCCTAATCCAGAGATTCTTATCCATACCTTGAAGAACCTACAGGGTCCGAGGCTCCCTGGATGGACGGGTAGACTTGTCTAAGGGATTAGCGGTTAAGTGACTGACGCCCCGCAGCCCAGCCCAGGCCTGGCTGTGGCTGGCAGCTTGCAGGACCTGTGACTCTCTTGGTTGGGGTATGTCACCACATAGAGGTTGCAGCCCCTCTACGCAGAGTAGGCGCTGAACCTGATGCATTGGTCAGGCTGTTCCTACTCAGGACTTGAGCAGGGACAAACACCCATCTGGTCATCATACTGAGAAATTTATAAGAGGGCTATAGTGATGGCCcggaggacagacagacaaaagccGAGGTCTGACTTGCTTTGGATTTTATTTCTCCACCAAGGCAAAGCTGGAGGGCGGAGAAGGTCTTTGGGGAGCCAGGGCTTGGGTCTCAAGAGTGACAGAGCACGGGAGTCCTGAGGCCACATCACCTGCACAGAAGAACAAGA
This Rattus norvegicus strain BN/NHsdMcwi chromosome 3, GRCr8, whole genome shotgun sequence DNA region includes the following protein-coding sequences:
- the Paxx gene encoding protein PAXX isoform 1 (isoform 1 is encoded by transcript variant 1), whose amino-acid sequence is MAPPPLSLPLCILPPGSGSPRLVCYCEPENGGDWDRDDFNLYVTDAAELWSTCFSPDSLATLKARFGLSGTEDIHSRFRAACQQQAVTVRLQEDRALMTLSGDTSALAFDLSKVPSPEAAPRLQALTLSLAEHVCNLERRLAATEETAISPRKSTQPAGTQFLPELDHQRGSSGSGVRRRCPGESLVNPGFKSKKPAGGVDFDET
- the Paxx gene encoding protein PAXX isoform 2 (isoform 2 is encoded by transcript variant 2) — translated: MAPPPLSLPLCILPPGSGSPRLVCYCEPENGGDWDRDDFNLYVTDAAELWSTCFSPDSLATLKARFGLSGTEDIHSRFRAACQQQAVTVRLQEDRALMTLSGDTSALAFDLSKVPSPEAAPRLQALTLSLAEHVCNLERRLAEETAISPRKSTQPAGTQFLPELDHQRGSSGSGVRRRCPGESLVNPGFKSKKPAGGVDFDET
- the Paxx gene encoding protein PAXX isoform 3 (isoform 3 is encoded by transcript variant 3), which codes for MTLSGDTSALAFDLSKVPSPEAAPRLQALTLSLAEHVCNLERRLAATEETAISPRKSTQPAGTQFLPELDHQRGSSGSGVRRRCPGESLVNPGFKSKKPAGGVDFDET